GAAAGGTGATAAGGTCACCGTTTATATGAACGACAAGCTGGTTGTCGACAACAAAAAGATGGATAACTATTATGAAAAAGATCAGCCCATCTACGAGACCGGCCCGATTCAGTTACAGACTCACGGCGGCGAAATTCGCTTTAAGAATGTCTTTCTGAAAAAGTTATAATCGATTAAGAATCGTGTTTTGAACTTGGCACTGATTCTGTCAATCCCATAGAATCAGTGCCAGTTTTGTGAATCAAAAATGTCCCGCCATCGACTTTTCAAAATAGAAACTTCAAGGAGGAGTGATTCGAGATGGTTACATTTTTCAGCCGTTTGTTCCTGGTCGGTGTTCTATTGGTTGCCGGTTGTACGAAGACGACTCCGGTAGAAGAAATCTCCGTCCAGTCGAGTGGCGTCTCATTAAGTGATTCCGATATTCCGGATCTTTCCACAGTCTGGCCTGGTTGGCGCGGACCGCAGCGAAACGGCCACGCTCCTGATCAAGCACTGCCAACAGAGTGGGATGAGACGAAAAATGTAAAGTGGAGGACGTTTCTTCCCGGGCGCGGGCATGGCTCGCCTGTGATTGTGAATGATCTGGTATTGCTGGCGACTGCCGATGACCAGAATCAGGAGCAGATGATCATGGCCTTTAATCGTACCGATGGAACGGTTCGTTGGGAAAAAGTCTTGCATAAAGGGGGCTTTCCTTCACCGGGAGAACTACACAAAAAAGGGACGAATGCAAACGGGACGTTGTTGTGTGATGGAGAACGCATTTATGCGGTCTTTCTAAATTCAGGAAAGATCATCGCAACGGCGTTTGATTTAGACGGCAAGCAACTCTGGCAGAAAGAGCTGGGCGCCTTCAACTCAAAATTCGGTTATGCCCCTTCCCCCCCTGCTCTATAAATCCTTTGTGATTATCGCCGCCGATAACCGGGGCGGCGGTTATATTGCCGCACTGGATCGGAAATCGGGCAAGATTGCCTGGCGGGTTTCGCGGCCTGCGGTCAGTACGTATTCCAGTCCGGTGGTGGCGCATGTCGGGGGCCGCGATCAATTGCTGATCAGCGGCTGTGATCAGGTTGCCAGTTTTGATCCTGCGACAGGGAAAGAAAACTGGAGCACTCCCTGTCTGGCCGAAGCGACGTGCGGCACGATTGTCACAACGGATGACAAAATTTTCGCCAGTGGTGGTTATCCCAAACGTGAAACGGTGGGTTTATCTGCCGAGGGGAAACTGCTCTGGTCTGATAAAACCAAAATCTATGAACCATCCATGCTGGTTGAGGGAGAACAGCTCTACGGGATCACGGACGACGGGATCGTCTTCTGCTGGTCAACCGAGACGGGCGACGTGCTCTGGAAACATCGCCTGCGTGGTTCATTCAGCGCTTCGCCAATTTTGTGTAACGGGCTGATCTATGTGCCGAATCTGTCAGGAGAAACGTTTGTGTTTAAGGCGCAGAAAGACGGTTTTGAGGAAGTCGCCGTGAACCAGCTGGGAAGTGACTGCTATGCGAGTCCCGCTGTCGCCGATGGGGAACTGTTTTTGAGAGTCGGCACACAGTCGGGTGGAAAACGCCAGGAAGAGCTGGTGTGTATCGGTGCGGATCAACCTGCTGAGTGAGCGGTCAGGGCTTTTTAGCCGTGACTGGCGTTTCTGAAAGAGCCTGGCGCAACCAGTTTGGTTCGAGGAAGTCCCGGCGAATTTCTTCCTGATCCTGCATGAGAAATCCGTCGCTGAAGGTGTCAGTCCAGTAAACGTAGAATAACGTACGCAATTTCGGATCTGAGATTTTGAAACGGCCTTTTTTCTCTTCCTCTTTCAACCAGCGATGATTGGCATCAAGGGGCTCAAAACCAAACATGTGTGATCGGACTCGGCCACCGCCATAGCGCTGGTAAATCTCCACCTCCATTTTCCAGTATATCAGCAGATCGTATACAAACGAGGCGAGATCCAATTGCTGCTGATCCTCGAGAGTTTTGCGTACTTTCTCAAGTTTCTGGCGTTGTTGATCGGAGAGATCAGGTGTTTTCAGGCTGCGTTCCAACTGACGCAATTTCGCTTGCCTCAAAGAAATCTGGGTGACACTAAATTTCTTCAAGTCGGGGTCGTCTTCTGTATACGCATCAAATTCCTGCTGGGTTGGTGCAAGCCGGATTCGGTGTTTTTCAAAATAAGCTTCCTCTAGTACTGCAGAGAAATGAGACTGAAGTGAGTGCGTGAGTTTATCTGTGGATTCAGTATTAAGCTGATCGCGATAGACAGGCTTGCCGAGGGCGGTGCCGATTTGTTCCCGCTGAGGTTTCTTTGCTTCCAAGGCTTCCTGTGCCGGGAGAAGTGTTGCTTGCGTTACGAGCAATAATAGAACTAACAGCTGCGGTCCGGTGATCCGTCTGGACAATCCATCTTGCATGTGTCCTCCTCCCTGGAAGTCGAACGATTCTGCAACGTTAAACTGACAGAGTGCAATTTTAACGGAATTTCCAGAGAACTCCTAGAACATTTAATTATTTCGTTCGTTTGCTGCTCAGTTCGCGTTTCCATTTGAGCTTCTTCTCGATCGCGGCGATCATCATGCCGGCGATGTCTTTGCCGGTGGCGGCTTCGATACCTTCCAGACCGGGGGACGAGTTGACTTCCAGCAGAAGCGGTCCGTTTTTGGAGCGAATGATATCGACGCCGGCGATCATTAATCCGAGGGCCTTGGTGGCTTTGACGGCGAGTTTCCGTTCCGTGGGAGTGATTTTGACGATGGAAGCCGTGCCCCCCTGATGAATGTTGGCCCGGAATTCACCTGGGGCCGCTTCGCGTTGGATCGAGGCGACGACTTTGCCGTCAATCACGAAGCAGCGCAGGTCTTTGCCGTCTGCTTCTTTGACAAATTCCTGAACCAGCAGATTCGCGCGGAGTGCTTTAAAGGCGTTGATCACACTCTCGGCTGCTTTTCTGGTTTCAGCCAAGACAACGCCGCGCCCCTGTGAGCCTTCCAGCAGCTTGACGATCAGGGGCGCCCCGCCAACCATTTCGATCAGGTCGTTCGTGTCCATCGGAGAGTTTGCAAAACCGGTGGTGGGGATGTTAATGTCGCTTTTCAGCATCAATTGCAGTGAATAGAGTTTGTCGCGGGATTGTGTGATGGCCGTTGATGTGTTTGCAGTCAGTACATTCATACTTTCAAACTGACGTGCCAGAGCACAGCCGTAATAAGTGATACTGGGACGAATCCGCGTAATGACTGCATCCAGATCGTCGAGCGTCTTGCCTCCACGGTAGTGTGCTTCCGGTTCGACGGCATCGAGTTTCATATAACATTGTTTAATGTCGAGAAACTCCATCTCATGTCCGCGCTCTTCACCAGCTTCCAGAATACGCTGGTTGCTATAGAGTTCCTGGTTACTGGCGAGCAGTGCAATTTTGAGTCCGCTGCGGATTTGTTCCCGTTTGCCATAATGTTTGTCGAGTGTGTCACTGGAGACCTGACCCATGCAGAAGCTGATCGAAGGATCGACCAGCATGCGTCCGCTCATAGCTTCACGGCCCAAGAGCATGCGAAAACCCATGGAATCCCGGTTGGCCAGCGTGAGTTCAATTTCCCAGGCGACCGTGCCTATCTTGAGCGTGGCCAGCACGACAAAACGTGTTTCCGAGATCCCGCTGGAGCTTTTGACAACGCGTTTGTCGACAATCGGACGCTCACATCGCACAACGACCCGCCGGTTATTCTGCAGCGGATGGACTTCAAAACTGACCCAGGTTTCCCCCTGTCTACGAAATTTCTGGACATTAAAGGCATGGATCGAGGACGTTTTGGCACCGGAGTCCACACGTGCTTTCATGGCAGGAATTCCCAGATCGGGAAAAGCACACCATTCTTCACTGCCAACAATCAGTTTGGGGTCAGTCTCTTTCATTGTCTTTGGTTATCTTTCCTGGTACCTGATTGGGGCGTAGTACGTTTGGAGTCTCTCTCTGTGGTGAGGTGTTGCGCGATTGCTTTTTCAGACTACTCTCAGAGCTACAGTGTAAAGTGGTAGGCATAAAACTGCTCATCTCGCTTCCAGCCAGACGACTGATACAAGGCTTGAGCCGTCTCGTTGGTAATTTCTGTTGCGAGTGAGAGCCGAACTGCCTGCAAGGATTTCGCATAATCAATGGCAGCGGTCAGCAGTTGAGTGCCAATGCCTTTGCGACGACCTGAGGGACTCACGAACAGATCATTCAAAATAAATGTTCTGGCAAGAGAGACCGAGGAGAAGCTGGGATAGAGTTGCATGAACCCAACAGGAGTCTCCGACTCAAAGGCGAGAAAGAGGGTTGATTCCCCATGTTGAAATCGTGCTGAGAGAAATTCTCGCGCGGCAGCAAGATCGCTGGTGCGTCCGTAGAACTGACGGTAGCTGTCAAACAGAGGCACGAGAAGATCCATATCGGCGAGAACGGCTTGTCTGACAGTGATTTGGTTCATGGTTCACACAAAAGTCATTGAGGGAATGGTTATGAATAAGAATGCGTAAAATAGTGTCTGATTTGATGCTTGTCCACGACCTGAGTCAAAGTATTTCGTGGATTCATTTTATCGATGACAGCCAGCAGCCTTTACAGGTTCATGAAAAATTAATGATCAAAATAATTATGTAAATGCAAACAAATTGTATTTACATAATTAATGCATGTGGTAAGATCGAATCGTCAACACGAAATGAGTTGCGGTATTGGTTTGTGTCGATTTGCCACGACGATTGCATTCTTTATTGATTATTGATCCGAGTAAGGGAGCGAATGATGAAGAGACGACGCGGTTTTACGTTAATTGAATTACTAGTGGTGATTGCCATCATTGCGATTTTAATCGCTCTGTTATTACCGGCGGTTCAGATGGCGCGCGAAGCGGCACGTCGTGTGCAGTGTAAGAATCATCTCAAGCAGTTGGGGCTGGCATTACACAATTATCACGAAACGCATTCCCGGCTCCCGCTGATGGCTTCTGACTCCTTATATGGTTATTCGCCTTCCGCGCAGCTGCTTCCCTACCTCGATCAGGCTAATTTGCAGAATTTGATTGATTTTCGGGAGCCGTTACTGACAGGGCCCGCCTGGGCGGCAACGATCAATCCGTCATTGGAAGTTGTGGCCCGACAGGTGCTGCCGGTCTTTCTCTGTCCCAGTGATGCGGGAGACGTGTATTACACGGATGACAATGGAACGGTCTGGGCTGGTTCGAATTATATGGTTAACGGCGGTTCCGGACTCAGTACGAATTATTGTTCCTCTGAAAATGATGGCCTGTTCTGGCGGGGTTCCTCGACTCAGTTTCGTGATATTACCGATGGTACAACGAATACGATTTTCATGGCAGAAACTCTGTTTGGAGACCGGGGGCCGGACACGACGTTGTTAGTGAATCCGGACCGGCAGATGAAACGGGTGAGTGGCGGCGGTCCCTGCTCTGCCTCTTCGGATGATCTGGCAGCTCGATCGGCAACCAGATACGAAGGTCGCCGCGCAGGCTCCTGGATTCGAACGTTGGGCTATAGCACTCTGGTGCATGGCTACTATCCTCCCAATTCAACAGAACCGGATGTTGCCCATCATGGTGAAGTGATTTCCGGAGCACGAAGTTTGCACCCCGGCGGCGTCAATGCATTGTTGTGTGATGGCAGTGTGAGGTTTGTTGGTGAAAATATCGATTTACTGACGCTGCGTCATCTTTTTAGCAGAGCCGATGGCGAAGTCATTGGTGAATTTTGATTTCAGTTCGGATTTGAAAACGGAATTTCCTGATTGTTTGAGAGTATTCACACAAAAATAGAGGAAAGCAGCATGTCGGCTTGTGAGATCAAAGCCTGGATACGACGGGGACTTTCTTTTTCGTTCTTCTACTGTCTGGCAAGTGTTTGCGGTTGTGCTTCTGAAAGTGGGGAACAACGAAAGCCGCCTGAAGTGGAGTACCCGGAGACGTTTACTGCCGCCGGTGTCAACTGGACCCGGGAGCAGAACCTGGGACCTTCCGACAGTCGGTTATTGACACGTTATTTTAAAGCTAATCCGAGTCTGGCGGACAGCCCTGCGTTTCAGGGCCTCCCTGCCGTTTATCACGGCACACGAAATCGCCGCCGGTTTTACTGGATTCAGGGGAGCAGCGAGAGACGAACCTGGGTCTGTTTGCAATTCAACCAGGGGCGCTTCCAGTTTCTGGAAGGTACGGGATTACCCTGGCGAGACCATTCAACGTAAGGGCTCTACAGTTGTTGTAGAAGCCGTTCCATTCATTCATTTTTCAACTGAGGAGAAACAAAATGGGGATTTTGCGCCTACATCACACGAAACTGAGTTTATTGCTTGTTCTGGTGCTATTAGAGCTACTGCCGTTGAAAGTGCAGGCTGAGACAAAAGGACTCAAGAAATCAAAGTCTCACAGTCAGTCAAACGCATCGAAATCTACATCCAGAAAACGAACTGTTTGCCGCCTGTTTTTTCAGGATCGCGCCACGCAAACGGTGAAATGGGCCGACGTGCGTAAGGCAAAAACGCTCAGGCTGGAGACGCCGACAGTGATTGACGGATTTCCTGAACTGGATGCGAAAGCGCAGAATCTGGTGCAGATGGAGCAGAGTCTGGGGACACTACTGGTGGGAGTGCGTGATCAGGAAGGGGGACAGGATCAGAGTGGCTGGGTCTTTATGGATTCTGGAGTAAAAGAAGAATCGCACGGTAATCATTCGCACTGGTACTTTAAAAAACAGCCAAAGGTGATTGAGTCACGCCTGGATTCGGCTCAGGGGAATCCGGCTCATCTGTATTGTTATCAGGGGGTATTCTATCTGGCCAACGATCGCAATTCCGGTTATACGCGTCTGGACCCTCAATGGTATCGAGATCATTCCCAGGCAAACATCAAAACCGGCTTTCATCGAGGAGGAGGAAATCATATTACGCTGGCGGTAGCTGCAGGAAAGACCGGATACTCTACCTGGATCGATGGAGGCGGACCACAGAAAGGGATGGTCGACGTGACGCGAATTCTTCCCAACGGGAATGAGCAGATTGCCTATTCGTTTGTCTTACCGTCGGGGGCCATTCATGGGGCGATTGTCTGCGAGAGAAAGGTCTTTTTTGCGCCGGCAGACGGAATCTGCTGGTGTGAGGCAGATCTGAATCCCCTGCCCGGCTCACAGTCGAAAGTAAACGTACGACATCTGTCACTGGGAGAAGATCCTGAGACGAAAAAGGCGGGACGAACAGGAGCTTTTACGAGCCAGCGAAATTATGTCCTGTTCGTTTCAGGAACGGGTGATACGGCGCGGCTGGGTTTGTTAAATGCCAGATTAGATGAGCCTGCTCTGATCTCAGTTCCTTTAAAAATGGCAGAAGGCAATTCGCCCGCCGGTCTGGAAGTGGTCAAAACAGCATGGGGCAAGCGGCTGGCATTTGTTTTTCATAATCATCCGCAGGAACTGGAACAAAATGAGTATCTGAGTCTGATCGATCTGGATCCGAATGCAGATCTGGATTTTCAGGATGCGCGAGTTTTAAAACAGATTAAGGTGGGACCGAGCAAAGTGGAGGGACATTACGGGCATCATGCGGTCACCTTTGATCAAGCGGGCCGTTATGCTTTCTGGACAGAACCGGGGGCGGGAATGATCCAGGCATTTTCTCTGAAAAGTCTGGAACCGGTTGAATCTTTTACGGTGTCTGGCACGCCGACAAAGGTGATTGCTGTGGGACAGCAGGATCGACGTGACTGAATGCGCAGCGGTGCTGCGTTTTTATCTAACATCAATCGGAACAGATCGAGTAAAACAGGTGGTCGTGCGGCGGAGTGCTGTGCGACCACCTGTGTTTTTATGAATCAGAGTTGTTTCTGGAAAGAATCAAAATGTTCCGTGTATTTTTCTCAAAGGCGTCAGCAGGTCAAGAGGAAGCGACAAAAGAAATGGTTTGGTACCGGCGCGAGAAGCTTTCGTACGCGGGCGAAGCTGATCCAAAGTGTGTCGAAGCGTGTCGAAGTGTGTCGATACGCATAAAAAATGGGGCAGTGAATTGCATGTTCGAAGAAAATGTGTTGGATGACCAGTCAGAAATTGAGGGAATCGGTTCAGTACGCGAAGATAAGCAGTGCATAAACCGTTTCACTCGCGCGCGACGCATAACAGGGAGTATTCACAAGGGCGGGATGCTGTCAAGCTCGGAATGGTCAGTGAAAAACATATCCCATCAAACAACAATGCCTCCGAAATGAATTCGGAGGCATTGAATTTCAATCAAACTGATTTGGAGAGGAAACTCTTTTGAGAGATTTTATTTTTCAGTTGATCCGATGCAGTAGAGTTCCGTTCCAGTGCGAATCAGGAGGGACTGATCGACGGCGGCGGTGCCATACACGGTGGCCCCCAGTTGAGGATAGCCGCTTCTGCCGGCGCCGCGACTGTCAGACTTTGCTTTCGTATCCGGTTTTGCGGTTTTTTCTGTTTCCGGTTGCTCCTCCTTTTCAGCAATGAGAGGATTGGAAGCCAGTAATTTATATTCGGATCCCGGGCGGAGGACGTCGGTCGTTCCTTTTTTCGTAAAGAAGTAGATTTGGTTTCCAGCAGCGAGTGGGGAACTCCAGCAGGGACCAGTGAGGCGTTGGGCGTAGTGTTGTTTACCTGTCTGCAGGTCGAGACAGTAGACGACGCCGACCTTATTGACAAAGTAAGCACAACCTTCGTAGGCGAGCGGAGTACAGTAATAAGAAACCGCTTTGTTCGCTTTCCAGAGGACTTCAAATGTTGGTTTTCCCTCTTTGGTGACCAGTTTCAAACAGCAGTTGGAAGCACTGGCTTTGGCGGCGTTTGGATTTCTGCGATCCATTGAAGCGCCAATCAGAATCGTATCTTGATAGACGGAGGCAGAAGGGATGGTATTGCCGCTGATGCCGGAGTGTGTCCAGAGCAGCTTGCCGGTGAGACCCTGGTATCCATTCACGGTACCACGTGAACTGACGATGATTTCCGGAGTGCCGTCTCGATCGGCAATCGTAGGAGAAGTCCAGGCGACACCTGATTCGCGATCGGTTTTCCAGTTTGTTTTGCCGGTTTTTTTATCCAAAGACAACAGGTAAGAAGGACCTTCATGAGCGGTTAACACGATGATCTGATCTGCAGTTTGTGCGAGTGAATTGCCGATGCCGTGATTGCTGACAAACGCACCGTAATCTTTGACTAAAGAACGCTGCCAGAGTGGAGTCCCGGAATGCGTATAAGCGACGACATCACCACTTTCGTAAAAGGCATAGATTCCGTTTTCATCAACCACCGGCGTCGGAGCAGCGCGGGAGACCATTGAAGAGGTTTTCTTGGTCTGACTGGCTTTGAATTCTTTCGACCAGACTGGCTGTCCGTTCGTCAGGTCGTACACGTGGAGCAAGCAGGTTTCCTGTTGTGGCCCTTCGATGGATGTAACAAAAACCTGGTTTTTCCAGACGACCGGCGAGGATTGCCCGTAACCGGGGACGGTTTGTTTCCAGCGAATTCCCTGTTCGGGAGACCATTTGACAGGCAGATTCACGGCCGGTGAAATATTGGAACCATTGCCACGAAAACCGGACCAGACATCAGCGGCTTCCACAGTTGCAACGCAAACAAGGATCGTGATAGCGAAAAAGATTGTCAGTTTATTTTTGAACACAGTGCTGTTCCTTTAAATTCTGTTTTACAGGAGGCGACATGATATCTGCCAATGTTGTTTGATCGAGAGCGGTTTCCAGCATGGAAAACGTCTGGTTCAGATGTTCGTATAATTGATTGATTTCAGTTGAATTTGACGTGGCATATAAGGGCGCATTTTTTGCAGTCCCCGATCTGACCGATTTAATAATCTCCAGAAGAGAAATATTGTGCGGGGGTTGAATCAAGGCATAGCCGCCGTTTTGCCCACGCTGCGAACGAATGAGGCCGGTTCGATTTAATTCCAACATAATTTTGGGGAGATAAGCGTGCGGGACCTGAGTCACCTCGAAGACTTGATCGCGTGTCGTAAAGTGAGGATGACGAAATGCCAGGCAGGTCATCGCCCGTAATGCATATTCTTCGGTTTGAGAGATCATGATGGTTACTCTTTCAGGCACGCTATGAGCCTGGTTCAGCGTGTTTGGGGCGTTTCTGGTATTCTCACTGAGGGGAAAGAATATCGATCATCGAAAAAAGAGAGACAAGAGCTCCCGGAAATGGGGCGTATCCAGAACAGAGCTCTTGTCTCATCAAACGGAAACATGCTTTTAATTCAGATTGACCTGCTCAATGGATTTGAGGTGCCCTTTGCGAGAGGCACCACCAATGGCGAGCAGACCGCCGTTACCGTCGGGCAACAGGCGATGGAAAAATCGTGGCGTGTTGAGCGCCCCTGCTTTTTTCCAGGCATTGTTTTCTTTATCCAGCTGAAAGACGTCGCCGTCCATTCCACTGACATACAGATTTCCGCCGATACTCCAGGCTGTTGTCCCGAAGCCATTCATCGTGCTGCCGGGCAGCTCAGGGCCTTTGGTCCATTTGCCGGTTGCGGGAGTGTAGATGTCGACTTCATGACTGATATCGCCGTCGGCATCAATGCCTCCCATGGCAAAGATCTGCCCCTGATGAGCGGCAGCAGAAAGGGCACGACGCTGAAATGGTTGTTTAATGGCATTCCACTTGGGGGCTGCCTGAGATGCATCCAGAACAAGCATTTCATCCTGCCAGATCGATTCATCCCCTTTTCGCATGGTCCAGCCACCAACAACGTATAGCTGGTCTCCCAGGAATACAGAGTCGTGTGAAGAGCGACCGGTGGGCATGGGGGTGACAGCTTCCCAGGCTTTCTTTTCCGGTGCAAAACGCTCCACCGTTGGCAGTGATTCCATCAGGGAATCTTCTTTTTTCTTATTGGTAACCGAGAGACCACCCACTCGGTAGACGCTGTCACCATGGGGGGCCATGGCTAAGCCCTGCAGAGGTGTTTTGAATGGCAGAGATTCCCATGCCTTTGGCTGTTTCAGGTTCAGTCGCTGAAATTTCTGCGAAAGGTTTTCAGCACTGTGTGCGTGGGCGCGGCCGATGTGGCCACTGTAAACGTATAGATAATCTCCACTGACAGCGGCACCGAAACTGGAGATCGCATCGGGAAGCTGAGGGTATTTACTGTTTACTTCAGCGGCTGTTGTCTTACTGTTATCTGGCAGAGCGACGAATGGCAGAGTCAGTGTGGAGTAGTGTCTGATGCTGTCGTACTTGTCGCCTTCGTGTTCGCCTTTTTTCTCTTCGACATGTTTGGTTCGAATGGAATAGACGCCGTCGGTTAATTTCGTCTGGAACTGACCTTTGGCATTTGTAGTCGCGGTAACAGTTTCACTGCTGGTTTTGGGCCCAATGATTTTGAGCTCGGCGTCTGCCAGTGGTTTGCCATTCCAGTTGACCTGTAGCGTGACTTCTTCCCCTTTGAGGACAGGCACGATTTCCAGCGGCAGTTGCATGGAACAGTCAATTTTAGTCCAGACACGCTGACTCTTTTGAGGGAACGCTTTGGCATAATACTTCAGCAGAAACTGGCTCTCGCCGCGAGTGATGACGCCGTAAGTATGGTTGAGACCATAGGCTGCTCTTCCCGCCCCTTTGGGTTTGGGGGTGATGAACAGTGAATCATCGCCGGCGGTCAATTTGTAAGTTTCCAGTTGACCTTTTGAAGTCTTTTCCCAAACTTTGATGTCTGTGAGTTTCTTGAGCAGGTCCGGGTCATCGGGTTCTGCGGCTTCTCCAAAATAGAGTTGAACTTTCGCGGCGTTGTTTTTGCCTTCAGCCTGTGGAAGGAGCCAGAGGAAATGGGCAAATGCCTGATTTGTCATTGTGGCAGCTATCAGGCAGATGATGGCTGCGGTCCATTGAAATGTTTTCATATGTGTACTCTTAAATTGAATGTTGTAATTGTTTGCGTGTTATTTTGATTCTGTTTGTGAAAGTGATTCGGGAGAGAGCAAACGATGGTTGGAAAGTTTGATCGAACCAATGTTTCTCTCGAAGTTCTCGCCACACTCCACCGTCAGCATGGTTGCTGGCAGGTCATAATTTCCAACACGTGTGAATGCGAATGTGTTACTGCGATTGGATGTGATCGCTCCTGTTTTGGGATTGCGATAGGTGACTGATGTGTCACGTGGCAGAACAGAACCTTCTTTGGTACGCCAGACATCCAGGGTGGAAATCGTGAACCACATTTTATCGGAGCGACGTTGTACTTCAGTCATGACATTGTCCTGGAGACGGAAGGAGACATTTTTGTCATCGATATTCACCAGACGCCCCAGCGGATGGTTGACCTGCTGGTCAGCGAACGTCGCGGGGATTGGTTTTTGCACACGGTACTTGCGGTGGCCGATGACCGATCGCAGTTTTGGCAGGCTCCATTCGGACAGCGATTCATCTTTCAAAGTAAGTTTGATTTTGA
This genomic interval from Gimesia alba contains the following:
- a CDS encoding DUF1559 domain-containing protein, with product MMKRRRGFTLIELLVVIAIIAILIALLLPAVQMAREAARRVQCKNHLKQLGLALHNYHETHSRLPLMASDSLYGYSPSAQLLPYLDQANLQNLIDFREPLLTGPAWAATINPSLEVVARQVLPVFLCPSDAGDVYYTDDNGTVWAGSNYMVNGGSGLSTNYCSSENDGLFWRGSSTQFRDITDGTTNTIFMAETLFGDRGPDTTLLVNPDRQMKRVSGGGPCSASSDDLAARSATRYEGRRAGSWIRTLGYSTLVHGYYPPNSTEPDVAHHGEVISGARSLHPGGVNALLCDGSVRFVGENIDLLTLRHLFSRADGEVIGEF
- a CDS encoding outer membrane protein assembly factor BamB family protein, which gives rise to MFKNKLTIFFAITILVCVATVEAADVWSGFRGNGSNISPAVNLPVKWSPEQGIRWKQTVPGYGQSSPVVWKNQVFVTSIEGPQQETCLLHVYDLTNGQPVWSKEFKASQTKKTSSMVSRAAPTPVVDENGIYAFYESGDVVAYTHSGTPLWQRSLVKDYGAFVSNHGIGNSLAQTADQIIVLTAHEGPSYLLSLDKKTGKTNWKTDRESGVAWTSPTIADRDGTPEIIVSSRGTVNGYQGLTGKLLWTHSGISGNTIPSASVYQDTILIGASMDRRNPNAAKASASNCCLKLVTKEGKPTFEVLWKANKAVSYYCTPLAYEGCAYFVNKVGVVYCLDLQTGKQHYAQRLTGPCWSSPLAAGNQIYFFTKKGTTDVLRPGSEYKLLASNPLIAEKEEQPETEKTAKPDTKAKSDSRGAGRSGYPQLGATVYGTAAVDQSLLIRTGTELYCIGSTEK
- a CDS encoding outer membrane protein assembly factor BamB family protein; the encoded protein is MPLPPLLYKSFVIIAADNRGGGYIAALDRKSGKIAWRVSRPAVSTYSSPVVAHVGGRDQLLISGCDQVASFDPATGKENWSTPCLAEATCGTIVTTDDKIFASGGYPKRETVGLSAEGKLLWSDKTKIYEPSMLVEGEQLYGITDDGIVFCWSTETGDVLWKHRLRGSFSASPILCNGLIYVPNLSGETFVFKAQKDGFEEVAVNQLGSDCYASPAVADGELFLRVGTQSGGKRQEELVCIGADQPAE
- a CDS encoding RrF2 family transcriptional regulator; the encoded protein is MISQTEEYALRAMTCLAFRHPHFTTRDQVFEVTQVPHAYLPKIMLELNRTGLIRSQRGQNGGYALIQPPHNISLLEIIKSVRSGTAKNAPLYATSNSTEINQLYEHLNQTFSMLETALDQTTLADIMSPPVKQNLKEQHCVQK
- a CDS encoding outer membrane protein assembly factor BamB family protein, which gives rise to MVTFFSRLFLVGVLLVAGCTKTTPVEEISVQSSGVSLSDSDIPDLSTVWPGWRGPQRNGHAPDQALPTEWDETKNVKWRTFLPGRGHGSPVIVNDLVLLATADDQNQEQMIMAFNRTDGTVRWEKVLHKGGFPSPGELHKKGTNANGTLLCDGERIYAVFLNSGKIIATAFDLDGKQLWQKELGAFNSKFGYAPSPPAL
- a CDS encoding DUF3386 family protein; protein product: MKCYQTVQRELKQWGLAGLIVLLTLSATMQWTPAKDQTKTETNQEKTAATKLYQAAREARAVWRDFPGFTADVTVSFNGKQTQGKLSADKDFKIKLTLKDESLSEWSLPKLRSVIGHRKYRVQKPIPATFADQQVNHPLGRLVNIDDKNVSFRLQDNVMTEVQRRSDKMWFTISTLDVWRTKEGSVLPRDTSVTYRNPKTGAITSNRSNTFAFTRVGNYDLPATMLTVECGENFERNIGSIKLSNHRLLSPESLSQTESK
- the rimK gene encoding 30S ribosomal protein S6--L-glutamate ligase; amino-acid sequence: MKETDPKLIVGSEEWCAFPDLGIPAMKARVDSGAKTSSIHAFNVQKFRRQGETWVSFEVHPLQNNRRVVVRCERPIVDKRVVKSSSGISETRFVVLATLKIGTVAWEIELTLANRDSMGFRMLLGREAMSGRMLVDPSISFCMGQVSSDTLDKHYGKREQIRSGLKIALLASNQELYSNQRILEAGEERGHEMEFLDIKQCYMKLDAVEPEAHYRGGKTLDDLDAVITRIRPSITYYGCALARQFESMNVLTANTSTAITQSRDKLYSLQLMLKSDINIPTTGFANSPMDTNDLIEMVGGAPLIVKLLEGSQGRGVVLAETRKAAESVINAFKALRANLLVQEFVKEADGKDLRCFVIDGKVVASIQREAAPGEFRANIHQGGTASIVKITPTERKLAVKATKALGLMIAGVDIIRSKNGPLLLEVNSSPGLEGIEAATGKDIAGMMIAAIEKKLKWKRELSSKRTK
- a CDS encoding DUF4198 domain-containing protein, which codes for MKTFQWTAAIICLIAATMTNQAFAHFLWLLPQAEGKNNAAKVQLYFGEAAEPDDPDLLKKLTDIKVWEKTSKGQLETYKLTAGDDSLFITPKPKGAGRAAYGLNHTYGVITRGESQFLLKYYAKAFPQKSQRVWTKIDCSMQLPLEIVPVLKGEEVTLQVNWNGKPLADAELKIIGPKTSSETVTATTNAKGQFQTKLTDGVYSIRTKHVEEKKGEHEGDKYDSIRHYSTLTLPFVALPDNSKTTAAEVNSKYPQLPDAISSFGAAVSGDYLYVYSGHIGRAHAHSAENLSQKFQRLNLKQPKAWESLPFKTPLQGLAMAPHGDSVYRVGGLSVTNKKKEDSLMESLPTVERFAPEKKAWEAVTPMPTGRSSHDSVFLGDQLYVVGGWTMRKGDESIWQDEMLVLDASQAAPKWNAIKQPFQRRALSAAAHQGQIFAMGGIDADGDISHEVDIYTPATGKWTKGPELPGSTMNGFGTTAWSIGGNLYVSGMDGDVFQLDKENNAWKKAGALNTPRFFHRLLPDGNGGLLAIGGASRKGHLKSIEQVNLN
- a CDS encoding GNAT family N-acetyltransferase; translation: MNQITVRQAVLADMDLLVPLFDSYRQFYGRTSDLAAAREFLSARFQHGESTLFLAFESETPVGFMQLYPSFSSVSLARTFILNDLFVSPSGRRKGIGTQLLTAAIDYAKSLQAVRLSLATEITNETAQALYQSSGWKRDEQFYAYHFTL